atccGCAATCCTGGGTACACCACCACCATCTTTCCTTgacaaattaaaagaaatagctCTCCCCCAACAAAACAtaaactttctctctctagaaattaaaaaaaaaacattagtaAGTAATGGCGGTTGACTCGATTTTGTCGTCTCCCTTGGGCCCTCCGGCATGCGAAAAGGACGCAAAGGCCCTTCAGTTCATAGAGGAGATGACACGCAACGCCGACTCCGTTCAGGAAAATGTGCTGGCGCAGATCCTTGCCCGCAATGCCGACACCGAGTATCTGAAGAGCTTCAACCTCGACGGAGCCACCGATCGTCACACCTTCAAATCCAAAATCCCCATGGTCACCTACGAAGATCTCCACCCCTTGATCCAGAGAATCGCCGACGGAGATCGCTCCCAAATTCTATCTTCTCACCCTGTCTCCGAATTCCTCACCAGCTCTGGAACTTCAGCTGGTGAGAGAAAACTCATGCCGACTATCAAAGAGGAATTGGACCGTCGCCAGCTTCTCTACAGCCTTCTCATGCCTGTTATGAACCTGTGAGTATTTTCCACAATTTCAACttcctttttttaaatatattttcggtGATGAATAATGAATTGATGAGGAAATGCATGTGTTAATGAAACAGATACGTGAGTGGACTAGACAAAGGCAAAGGGCTCTACTTCTTGTTCATCAAGTCAGAGACAAAGACACCGAGCGGGCTCGTGGCCCGACCCGTCCTCACCAGCTACTACAAGAGCGACCACTTCAAAACCCGACCCCACGACCCCTACAATGTCTACACCAGCCCCAACGAGGCCATCCTCTGCCCCGACTCCTTCCAAAGCATGTACACCCAGATGCTCTGCGGCCTCTACGACCGCCACCAGGTCCTCCGCGTCGGCGCCGTCTTCGCCTCCGGCCTCCTCCGCGCCATCCGCTTCCTCCAGCTCAACTGGAAACAGCTTGCCGACGACATCCGGGCCGGGTCACTCAACCCAAAGGTCACCGACCCGTCCATCCGCCACTGTATGACCCGGATTCTCCGACCCGACCCGGAACTCGCCGATTTCATCGTCTCGGAGTGCTCCGAGGACAACTGGGAGCGAATCATCACGAGAATCTGGCCCAACACAAAATACCTCGATGTGATCGTGACCGGCGCCATGGCGCAGTATATTCCGACGCTGGATTATTACAGCGGCGGGCTGCCGAAGGCGTGCACGATGTACGCATCGTCGGAGTGCTACTTCGGGCTGAACCTGAACCCGATGTGCA
This sequence is a window from Salvia splendens isolate huo1 chromosome 5, SspV2, whole genome shotgun sequence. Protein-coding genes within it:
- the LOC121803159 gene encoding probable indole-3-acetic acid-amido synthetase GH3.1, coding for MAVDSILSSPLGPPACEKDAKALQFIEEMTRNADSVQENVLAQILARNADTEYLKSFNLDGATDRHTFKSKIPMVTYEDLHPLIQRIADGDRSQILSSHPVSEFLTSSGTSAGERKLMPTIKEELDRRQLLYSLLMPVMNLYVSGLDKGKGLYFLFIKSETKTPSGLVARPVLTSYYKSDHFKTRPHDPYNVYTSPNEAILCPDSFQSMYTQMLCGLYDRHQVLRVGAVFASGLLRAIRFLQLNWKQLADDIRAGSLNPKVTDPSIRHCMTRILRPDPELADFIVSECSEDNWERIITRIWPNTKYLDVIVTGAMAQYIPTLDYYSGGLPKACTMYASSECYFGLNLNPMCNPSEVSYTIMPNMAYFEFLPHDNNKNKNCSAAAARLVDLADVEVGREYELVITTYAGLSRYRVGDILRVTGFHNEAPQFQFVRRKNVLLSIDSDKTDEAELQAAVERASRLLNTTSVVEYTSYADTATIPGHYVVYWELLGRAPEAGVLERCCLEMEEAMNSVYRQCRVADGSIGPLEIRVVRNGTFEELMDYAISRGASINQYKVPRCVSFTPIMELLDSRVVSTHFSLSLPHWGPHRRR